A window of the Leptospira brenneri genome harbors these coding sequences:
- a CDS encoding methyltransferase domain-containing protein — MSTSTDEITLETVKNYYGKVLQSNKDLKTSACCSVEAIPKAYQSVIAQIHPEVKEKFYGCGSPFPPLLEGRIVLDLGSGSGRDVYLLSKLVGQSGRVIGIDMTEEQLQVAQSHIEYHREIFGYEKSNVSFHKGYIEDLKSAGIEDNSIDLVVSNCVANLSPNKKSVFTEIFRVLKPGGELYFSDVFADKRIPKELAEDPVLIGECLGGALYTEDFRRLLFQLGIYDFRVVSQSKLELQNDEIIKKVGNINFYSITFRAFKIPLEDKCEDFGQVAFYNGTIPDLPHNFTLDDHHILETGKPMLVCGNSADMLSKTHYKDHFTIIGDKSKHFGLFDCGPSPAVLSNQNGSSNGSAGACC, encoded by the coding sequence ATGTCCACTTCTACCGATGAAATCACTTTGGAAACTGTCAAAAATTATTATGGAAAAGTCCTGCAATCGAATAAGGACTTGAAGACTTCCGCTTGTTGCAGTGTGGAAGCGATTCCTAAAGCATACCAATCAGTGATAGCCCAAATCCATCCTGAAGTGAAGGAGAAATTTTACGGATGTGGTTCTCCTTTTCCGCCGCTTTTAGAGGGAAGGATTGTCCTTGATCTTGGCTCTGGTTCCGGTCGAGATGTGTATCTTCTTTCTAAACTTGTTGGCCAAAGTGGTAGAGTCATAGGGATCGATATGACTGAAGAACAATTACAAGTAGCTCAGTCTCACATCGAATACCATCGCGAAATATTCGGTTACGAAAAATCCAACGTGAGTTTTCATAAAGGATATATTGAAGATCTAAAATCAGCAGGAATTGAAGATAATTCCATCGATTTAGTTGTTTCTAATTGTGTCGCAAATCTTTCACCTAACAAAAAATCTGTTTTTACCGAAATCTTTCGTGTTTTAAAACCTGGTGGAGAATTGTATTTTAGTGATGTTTTTGCCGATAAACGGATTCCAAAAGAACTAGCGGAAGATCCGGTTCTTATTGGTGAATGTTTAGGTGGTGCTTTGTATACAGAGGATTTTAGAAGATTACTCTTTCAATTGGGGATTTATGACTTTAGAGTAGTGTCCCAATCAAAACTCGAATTACAAAATGATGAGATTATTAAAAAAGTGGGGAACATCAATTTTTATTCCATTACCTTTCGTGCATTCAAAATTCCATTGGAAGATAAATGTGAAGATTTTGGTCAAGTGGCATTTTACAATGGAACGATTCCAGATTTGCCTCATAATTTTACTTTAGATGACCACCATATACTAGAAACAGGCAAACCTATGTTAGTTTGTGGAAATTCAGCAGATATGCTTTCGAAAACTCACTACAAAGATCATTTCACAATTATCGGGGATAAATCAAAACATTTTGGTCTCTTCGATTGTGGTCCGTCACCAGCAGTTCTTTCTAATCAAAATGGTTCTTCTAATGGGTCAGCAGGGGCTTGTTGTTAA
- a CDS encoding aquaporin, producing the protein MNLEYTNFQKLLSEFLGTLFLLLIVIGSGIMGESLASGNAAVALLANAIATGTGLYVLIHLFGPISGAHFNPIVSLYFHFSEKKKKKDTILFIIVQILGGILGVWLSHFLFELPILQTSLHIRTGMAQWISEIVATSGLLLTIVLGLRHNPLQVPALVGSYITAAYWFTSSTSFANPAVTIARTLSNTFAGIRPEDSLGFILSQILGLALSFFILTVLTKAGRSKSTTS; encoded by the coding sequence ATGAATTTAGAATATACCAACTTCCAAAAACTACTCTCGGAATTTTTAGGGACTCTCTTTCTTTTGCTGATTGTCATCGGATCGGGAATTATGGGGGAGTCCTTGGCTTCTGGAAACGCTGCTGTCGCTCTACTTGCCAACGCAATCGCAACAGGAACTGGACTTTATGTTTTGATTCATTTGTTTGGGCCAATCTCTGGGGCTCATTTCAATCCGATTGTCAGTTTGTATTTTCATTTTTCAGAAAAAAAGAAAAAGAAAGACACAATTTTGTTTATCATTGTTCAGATATTAGGCGGGATTTTGGGTGTTTGGCTTTCGCATTTTCTCTTTGAATTGCCAATTCTACAGACTTCCCTTCATATTCGGACAGGTATGGCACAATGGATTTCTGAAATCGTTGCGACTTCTGGACTACTACTGACGATTGTCCTGGGTTTGCGCCACAATCCTTTACAAGTACCAGCACTGGTGGGTTCTTACATCACTGCTGCTTATTGGTTTACTTCCTCCACCTCGTTTGCCAATCCAGCGGTCACTATTGCAAGAACTCTCTCGAATACCTTTGCTGGAATTCGGCCAGAAGATAGTTTGGGATTCATTCTTTCTCAAATCTTAGGATTGGCTTTAAGTTTTTTCATTCTAACTGTGCTTACTAAAGCAGGTAGATCTAAAAGTACAACATCCTAA
- a CDS encoding MFS transporter produces MSQNQPKLYPYRWVVLFAYIVITATICLQWLTYAPIARDAKEFYHVSPLQIDLLSLVFLGVFVFIAIPASYVIDTYGIKKGVGLGAILTGVCGLLKGIYAADYTIVLICQIGLAIAQPFLLNAVTKISVLWFPIQERATAVALGTLAQFLGIILVMILTPILLQSGNSIPEVMMIYGFVSVASAILFLILIKEKPPTSPSTHGEDHELPFLEGLRFLWKQKDMRKILFLFLIGLGVFNAVSTCIDQICEIKGLNIDESGLVGGVMLIAGIIGGIIVPPISDKLQKRKLFLIIAMAGFLAGLSLFTLFQGFIFLLTGSIVIGFFLLGIGAPIGFQYCAEITSPAPESTSQGLLLLVGQVSGILFILGLNFLGMISFLYILLILSLINFVMVFWLKESPFMEP; encoded by the coding sequence ATGAGCCAAAACCAACCAAAACTCTATCCATATCGTTGGGTCGTACTGTTTGCTTATATCGTCATCACTGCGACCATTTGTTTACAGTGGTTGACTTACGCTCCTATCGCCAGAGATGCCAAAGAGTTTTATCATGTAAGCCCTCTTCAGATTGATTTACTCTCTCTCGTATTCCTCGGAGTTTTTGTTTTCATCGCTATTCCTGCTTCTTACGTCATTGATACTTATGGAATCAAAAAAGGTGTTGGGCTTGGAGCTATACTAACAGGTGTTTGCGGGTTACTCAAAGGGATTTACGCTGCCGATTATACAATTGTCCTTATCTGCCAAATAGGTTTGGCAATCGCACAACCCTTTCTACTGAATGCTGTTACAAAAATTAGTGTACTCTGGTTTCCCATCCAAGAAAGAGCAACCGCTGTGGCACTCGGAACCTTGGCGCAGTTTTTAGGAATCATTCTTGTGATGATCCTGACACCCATCTTACTTCAATCCGGAAATTCCATTCCTGAAGTCATGATGATTTATGGTTTTGTTTCTGTGGCATCAGCCATTCTTTTTCTCATCCTTATCAAAGAAAAACCTCCCACATCTCCAAGCACTCATGGGGAAGATCACGAACTCCCCTTTTTGGAAGGACTTCGTTTTTTATGGAAACAAAAAGACATGAGAAAGATTTTATTTTTATTTCTGATTGGACTCGGAGTCTTTAATGCAGTGAGCACCTGTATTGATCAGATTTGCGAAATCAAAGGACTCAACATTGACGAATCTGGACTTGTTGGTGGAGTGATGCTCATTGCAGGAATCATCGGCGGAATCATCGTACCTCCCATCTCCGATAAATTACAAAAAAGAAAATTATTTCTCATCATTGCCATGGCAGGATTTTTAGCAGGCCTTAGTTTATTCACTTTATTCCAAGGTTTTATATTCTTACTCACCGGTTCTATTGTGATTGGATTTTTTCTTTTGGGAATTGGAGCACCTATCGGATTTCAATATTGTGCTGAGATTACTTCACCAGCTCCGGAATCCACTTCCCAAGGATTATTACTCCTTGTCGGACAAGTTTCTGGAATTTTATTTATCTTAGGTCTGAACTTTTTGGGAATGATATCCTTTCTATATATCCTTCTCATTTTATCACTGATCAATTTTGTAATGGTGTTTTGGTTAAAAGAATCTCCGTTTATGGAACCTTAA
- a CDS encoding xylulokinase: MESEYILTYDIGTTGVKTCLFRMSEALELVQSATREYTIQLFENGGAEQNPEDWWFSMKETTAQILSQSKISPESIQGISFCSQMQGLVLVDSNFQVLRPAMSYMDQRATEEMKAGIVHGFKIEGINAIKLLLSLWITGAVAASVKDPIWKYKWVQKNEPEVFAKVKWWFDVKEFLIARCTNQAVMTRDSAFATFLYNSRVGKGNWSGLLCKLFGVRLDHLPKIINSSDRVGGLTKEAAEYLGLRENIAVFGGGGDASLIGVGAGAVSEGDTHIYAGTSGWISTVTKKRTVDIGARIASIVGAREGYYNYFGEQETSGKCLQWVKDHLALDEIDLYLEKKKITDGPDAVYESLFEFMFDSIKDTDPGSHGVIFTPWLHGNRCPFEDPKARGIFFNISLNTGKRTLIRAVVEGILFHKRWILELSNSKMHTSHTIRFVGGVARSAFICQLLADITGKTIERVVHPENVGAMGAAAIVAFGIGKIQKYEEIKSMIPILDRWIPDADHKKIYDRNFKVFKNLYKSNQKNFANLNR, translated from the coding sequence ATGGAATCGGAATACATTCTTACATATGATATAGGAACCACCGGAGTCAAAACCTGTCTCTTCCGGATGTCAGAGGCTTTGGAGCTCGTGCAGTCAGCCACTAGGGAATATACGATCCAACTGTTTGAAAACGGCGGTGCTGAACAAAATCCAGAAGACTGGTGGTTTTCCATGAAGGAAACAACGGCTCAGATTTTGTCACAATCTAAAATAAGTCCCGAGTCCATCCAAGGAATTTCCTTTTGTTCCCAGATGCAAGGCCTTGTGCTTGTTGATTCTAATTTCCAAGTCCTTCGGCCTGCCATGAGTTATATGGACCAAAGAGCTACGGAGGAAATGAAAGCCGGTATTGTCCATGGATTCAAAATTGAAGGAATTAATGCCATTAAACTACTGTTATCTCTTTGGATCACGGGTGCGGTGGCTGCGAGTGTGAAAGATCCCATTTGGAAATACAAATGGGTGCAGAAAAATGAACCAGAGGTCTTTGCGAAAGTAAAGTGGTGGTTTGATGTAAAAGAATTTTTAATCGCGCGTTGTACAAACCAAGCGGTGATGACGAGAGATTCAGCCTTTGCTACTTTTTTATATAACTCAAGGGTAGGCAAAGGAAACTGGAGTGGTTTGCTTTGTAAGTTGTTTGGAGTTCGGTTGGATCATTTGCCAAAGATCATCAATTCATCTGACCGCGTGGGTGGACTCACGAAAGAAGCGGCAGAGTATTTGGGACTCAGAGAAAATATCGCAGTTTTTGGTGGCGGTGGAGATGCATCTCTTATTGGTGTGGGCGCCGGTGCTGTTAGCGAAGGTGACACTCATATCTATGCTGGAACTTCTGGATGGATATCCACTGTGACAAAAAAGAGAACGGTTGATATTGGTGCAAGGATTGCTTCTATCGTTGGTGCCAGAGAAGGTTATTATAATTATTTTGGCGAACAAGAAACTTCAGGTAAATGTTTGCAATGGGTAAAAGACCACTTGGCTCTTGATGAAATTGATCTTTATTTAGAAAAAAAGAAAATCACTGATGGGCCTGATGCAGTTTACGAAAGTTTATTTGAGTTTATGTTTGATTCGATTAAGGACACTGATCCTGGTTCCCATGGAGTGATCTTTACACCTTGGCTTCATGGAAACCGTTGTCCTTTTGAAGACCCAAAAGCAAGAGGGATATTTTTTAACATTAGTTTGAATACTGGAAAAAGAACTCTGATCCGGGCTGTTGTGGAAGGGATTCTTTTTCATAAACGTTGGATACTTGAACTTTCAAATAGCAAAATGCATACTTCTCATACAATTCGGTTTGTGGGAGGTGTGGCAAGGTCTGCATTTATCTGTCAGCTGTTAGCTGACATCACTGGAAAAACCATTGAAAGGGTGGTTCACCCGGAAAACGTTGGCGCCATGGGAGCGGCAGCTATCGTGGCTTTTGGAATTGGAAAAATTCAAAAATACGAAGAGATCAAGTCTATGATACCTATTTTGGACAGGTGGATTCCGGATGCGGACCATAAAAAAATCTATGATAGAAACTTTAAGGTCTTTAAAAATCTTTATAAAAGTAATCAGAAAAACTTTGCCAATTTAAATAGATAA
- a CDS encoding aminoglycoside phosphotransferase family protein, whose amino-acid sequence MGKQSIEFKKESLGKPIAIGRSADLYALEDHKILKLFFPDAKESEIDLEVENTVEAYNQKASKMRCYGKAKVDNRFGIIFDRVEGISLTKLPDKNPLELFNIAGTLARLHYGIHQIKSDKYKDIKDVLNGCLSSEPLSFLSSGEKAKVKSYIAGLPNGNSILHLDFHPENVIVQGKEEIIIDWMTAAKGNTAADVAFTFLLFTDAELWPGTPKLKIIFYTLIRKFILRGYLKAYKHLSGITDAEIAAWRLPALILRLGLWNIESERERLRSQISRLVELGGKV is encoded by the coding sequence ATGGGGAAACAGAGTATAGAATTCAAAAAAGAAAGTCTAGGAAAACCAATTGCCATAGGCAGGTCGGCGGATTTGTATGCGTTAGAAGATCATAAAATTCTAAAGCTATTTTTTCCTGACGCAAAGGAATCAGAAATTGATTTAGAAGTAGAGAATACTGTTGAAGCCTACAATCAAAAAGCATCTAAGATGAGATGTTATGGAAAGGCCAAGGTCGACAATCGGTTCGGAATCATTTTTGACCGAGTGGAAGGGATTTCTCTCACCAAACTTCCTGATAAAAATCCTCTGGAATTGTTTAATATTGCGGGAACGCTCGCTCGTCTGCATTACGGAATCCACCAAATCAAATCTGATAAATACAAAGATATCAAAGATGTATTGAATGGATGTTTGTCGTCAGAACCTTTGTCTTTTTTAAGTTCAGGAGAAAAGGCAAAAGTAAAATCATACATTGCTGGATTGCCAAACGGTAATTCTATTCTTCATTTGGACTTTCATCCTGAAAACGTAATCGTCCAAGGCAAAGAAGAAATCATCATTGATTGGATGACGGCAGCCAAGGGAAATACAGCAGCTGATGTAGCTTTTACATTTCTTTTGTTTACGGATGCCGAACTTTGGCCGGGAACTCCTAAATTAAAAATTATTTTTTATACTCTCATTCGCAAGTTTATCCTCCGCGGGTATCTGAAAGCATATAAACATTTAAGCGGAATTACCGATGCAGAGATTGCCGCTTGGAGGCTTCCAGCCCTCATTCTCCGTTTGGGTCTTTGGAACATCGAAAGTGAAAGAGAGAGGTTACGATCACAAATTAGTCGTTTGGTGGAGCTTGGAGGGAAGGTATGA